One stretch of Nicotiana tabacum cultivar K326 chromosome 18, ASM71507v2, whole genome shotgun sequence DNA includes these proteins:
- the LOC107807476 gene encoding uncharacterized protein LOC107807476, which yields MKELNSTSDPIGQNLIKVISNVCFSVFVFSVLIFTVVAITYQPPDPWESSRALTRVFTQVENATFKIDNSVLKTGEDVATTPMSAPAGAFPLVPITEATIEKSEEKLPNVTLKSGCEDVTVVNCSDPRILITIQRFNLKTFKSIAFLDYRAPVNGSKPTECDVAWRFRNKKERSWRKYRDFRRFRIGFTDDCSYKVVHAGRWHSGVNARRPRLRVNSTRTSPKAKIAPPVLDEEINDTIPILGPDSAFKNGRYLYYSRGGDYCKGMNQYLWSFLCALGEAQYLNRTFVMDLSICLAASHTRSHKDEEGKDFRFYFDFEHLKETASIVEEGDFLKDWKKWDKTHKKKISVRKVKDYKVSPLELTKDMSTIIWRQFDAPEPENYWYRVCEGPSAKYIQRPWQALWKSKRLMNIVTEISGSMDWDFDAVHVIRGEKAQNKKLWPHLDADTSPDALVAKLQGIITPWRNLYVATNEPFYNYFDKLRSHYKVHLLDDYNYLWSNTSEWYNETTQLNNGRPVEFDGYMRVEVDTEVLVRAKSRVETFYNLTKDCKDGINTC from the coding sequence ATGAAGGAATTGAATTCAACATCTGACCCAATTGGGCAAAACTTGATAAAAGTTATAAGCAATGTGTGTTTCTCAGTTTTTGTATTCTCTGTGCTTATATTTACTGTAGTTGCTATTACATACCAACCACCTGATCCATGGGAATCTTCTAGAGCTTTAACTAGAGTTTTCACCCAAGTCGAAAATGCGACATTCAAAATTGATAATTCTGTCCTAAAAACTGGTGAAGATGTTGCCACTACTCCCATGTCAGCTCCTGCTGGAGCTTTTCCTTTAGTGCCGATTACCGAAGCTACTATTGAGAAATCTGAAGAGAAACTGCCCAATGTGACTTTGAAATCAGGATGTGAGGATGTGACTGTAGTGAATTGTTCCGATCCTCGGATCTTGATCACGATTCAGAGGTTTAACTTAAAGACCTTTAAGTCCATTGCGTTTTTGGACTATCGAGCTCCTGTTAATGGATCGAAGCCGACTGAGTGTGATGTGGCGTGGAGGTTCAGAAACAAGAAAGAGAGATCTTGGAGAAAGTACAGGGATTTCCGGAGGTTTAGGATTGGGTTTACTGATGATTGTAGTTACAAAGTGGTTCACGCAGGTCGCTGGCATTCAGGAGTAAATGCCCGTCGCCCAAGACTCCGTGTTAATTCCACTAGAACTAGCCCGAAGGCTAAAATTGCTCCACCTGTTCTGGATGAGGAGATCAATGATACAATTCCGATCTTGGGACCAGATTCAGCTTTCAAGAACGGGAGATACTTGTACTATTCACGGGGTGGTGATTACTGTAAAGGAATGAACCAGTACTTATGGAGTTTTCTATGTGCTTTGGGCGAGGCTCAGTACTTGAATCGTACGTTCGTTATGGATTTGAGTATCTGCTTGGCAGCTTCTCATACTCGTAGTCATAAAGATGAGGAGGGAAAAGACTTTAGGTTCTATTTTGATTTTGAACATTTGAAAGAGACTGCATCCATCGTCGAGGAAGGAGACTTCCTTAAAGATTGGAAGAAATGGGATAAGACGCATAAGAAGAAAATCTCCGTACGAAAGGTTAAGGACTACAAAGTGTCCCCCTTGGAACTAACGAAGGATATGAGCACAATTATATGGAGGCAATTTGACGCCCCTGAACCAGAGAATTATTGGTATCGGGTCTGTGAAGGGCCGTCTGCAAAATACATCCAGAGACCGTGGCAGGCGTTGTGGAAATCAAAGAGATTGATGAATATAGTAACTGAGATTAGTGGAAGCATGGACTGGGATTTTGATGCTGTTCATGTTATTCGTGGGGAGAAAGCACAGAATAAGAAGTTATGGCCCCACCTGGATGCTGATACATCCCCCGATGCCCTTGTGGCAAAGCTTCAAGGTATTATTACACCTTGGAGGAATCTGTATGTTGCCACAAACGAGCCTTTCTATAATTATTTTGATAAGCTTAGATCTCACTACAAGGTGCACTTGCTTGATGATTATAACTACTTGTGGAGTAATACAAGTGAGTGGTATAATGAAACAACGCAACTAAACAATGGTCGCCCAGTTGAATTTGACGGGTATATGAGAGTTGAAGTTGACACAGAGGTCCTTGTTCGAGCAAAATCACGGGTTGAGACATTTTACAACTTGACAAAAGATTGCAAGGATGGAATTAATACGTGTTAG